TTTCCGTCGGTTCTTCGCCACTTTGTTTGTCATAAACCAACACTTTATCGAAGCCCTCGGTTTCACTTCTAAGAGGAAGGAAAAGCTTGTTTCCGGCATCTACCGGATGACTTATCCAGCGGTGATTTAAAAGCCTTAGTGGATAGGTTGTTCCTGTATTATTCAGCTTCGCCAAACTGGCAAGCGTGGTGAGGTGTAAAGGCATATATAGATCGTTTCCATCCCAAGTATAGGGGTGGCTAATTCCTTGTAGATGAATGGGATAGCCTTGAAGATATCTGGGAAATCCATCGGACATTTCATCTTGAGAAAACAAGGCTATTTTGCCATCGGGCATAGGATACAAAATCTCATCTTCGCCGTCGCCGTTAAAATCTATCACTGCTGGAGGGATGTGATTCTCTCCCTCAAATCCGGCATCCAAACGCCAAGCGAAACGCACACTAAAGGACATGGTATTTCCGCTTTCGCTAATGTCATAAATCTCTAGAGGAATTCCCCCATAATAGCTTTCCGCTGTCGGCAACCACAACAATTCATTATGAAAGCCTTTGCCAAAATATTCATTATTGTTCGCTCTAAAACTATCGTAGGGTCCGCCATATTTATACTCACTTACCACAGCGGTATCCAAATTCTGATAGCCATCAGCTTCTTCTAAATCTACGCCTTTATGATGTGCATCTTCATTGATGCGGTTAATGTCGAAGTTCGGCGAAAACTTAGCGGCGATCACGTTTTCATCTATATGCCAAATCAATATTCCGCTACCATCGGTGAAGGGACTGTTACCGTATCCGGGCAAAAAGAAATCCCATTCACAACCACTAAAACGGTTTTCGCTAAAATTGAAAAAGGGGTCTGCATTTCCCAAGCTATCGGGGGGATAGTAATCTTGTTCGCCATCGGGAAGCAGTTTGAAAGAAAAGCTGGGTAAGCCATTGATGCTGGTGCTTCCATCTGGGTTTTGCTGCCGATTTTCTATCAAAAAGTATTCTGTATAGGAAATATTTACTTTATATAGTCTCTGAGCGCTTGAATTATGATTGAGGAAGTGATCTAAGCTCAAATTTTCGGCATCGTGCCATACCTCAACTGCATTTTCCCATCCTAAATAGTATCGGCACCATGCACTTAACTGAGCTGGAACATACCCGCTGGCATTCCAGATACCGGTTCCCATCAATCCCCAGTGCCCAATTCCTTGACTGGCTCCATTACTAATATTGCCATCAAACAGGCTAGGCAAACCTAAAATATGGGCAAATTGATGTGCTAAAACTCCATAAAGGCTAAAGACATACGTTGCATTCTCGTCTTCTTGAGGACCGGGGAAATAGTCGTGAAATTCGTCTTCAGGGACAATAACGATATTTTTTAGTATGCTCCCATCTGGCGTTTCAAAGCCCGGATAGTCATCATTCTCAGGATCAAAAACAGATTGCAAGAGCCGCCTAGTGATAAAGGTACTCCAGATGGTGTTAGTGCGTTTTTTTTCAATATCAGTCTCCTGTCCAGCGCCGGCATGGAAAACTATCACCCCATCATAATCGCCAAAATTGATTTCATCGGAACAAAGCGGCATTAGGTGGGGGAGTATATAGGGCAGATTTACATCTGTTTTGGTGGCGGAATCTGCTCCGTAATAGCTCAGAGGATTTGGTAATCTTAATCTTTGAGGATGAATATGATAGCTCATCTCATACTGACCATGAGAAGCGTCCCAGAAGAAATCGGATAGATGCAAGAGCCAACGATCAAAAAAGGCAAGGTCATGAGCCAAAGAATCCGGGTATGCTGGCTCCAGCCTAAAATGTACGTCCGAGAATTCTACCATCAAAACCAAAATATTTTGCGGGATGTCGCCATTTTTGGGGCTAAGGGCTTCAAGATGTTTTGTATTTACTGTGGAAAACCATCCATTCTCACGGTCTATACCGAAACTATCTGGCAGATCCATCTGAGGCGCTTGCCAGTTTTCTACTATTCCCTTATAACGGGGATGAGGCGGGACCATTCCGAACAAAGTGGAGCATAAGGCAATGATTCCCACTAAGTGTAAGTATTTAGCCCATTTAGGCATAGTTTATCTATCTCCCATGTTCTTTGTGTAAAGATGTATATACAAATATCTGAACTTGTGCAAACTATTTTAGCTTGTTAAAGACGTCAAGCAGAAAGCACGTTAATGCCCAAAATCCAAAACATCTATCCGGCGCTTATGGAGCTGTATTCTAAATCGGGCAAATTTCCTGATGAAACTATTTTTTCCATAACACAAATCCTTAAGGCTCCCAATATATCGGAGCATGGAATACTGCCAAGTATATTTATAACGGTAAAGCACCTCTATCATACACCTGCTTATCTACTTGTTTCATTAGGCAAGCGTTAAACAAGGTTAAGCGAGAGATTCTCCCTTATCTACATGATGATCTCTGCTTGAAGCATCGCTAGCAGCAGCTTAAAGCAGGAGGAGAAATACCAGTTTCTTTTACGATAGTAACAAAACCGTTGATTATTCGTTTTATGAAGCGGGGTTCTATGAAATAATAGCTGCCCCAATCTGGAGCAGCTATTTATGCAACACGTGATTACTAATTATTCATTTAGGATTCTATAACCTCTACATTTGCGCGTGGAATGCGAATGCGGGTACCATCGTCAAACTCCGCCTCCAAGATGCGCACCAAAGTTTCGGATTCTACTTTGGTCAACTCTTCGGGCAGGGCTGTTACTTTGGCGATACTGCCAAAATGAGGTTGGCGAATGATGCGGATTAGGGTGCCAATTTCTAAAACTGGCAAACCAGCCTCTTTGCTTACCAATTCATTCTCTTCAAAGGCTAAAGG
This region of Candidatus Cloacimonadota bacterium genomic DNA includes:
- a CDS encoding T9SS type A sorting domain-containing protein is translated as MPKWAKYLHLVGIIALCSTLFGMVPPHPRYKGIVENWQAPQMDLPDSFGIDRENGWFSTVNTKHLEALSPKNGDIPQNILVLMVEFSDVHFRLEPAYPDSLAHDLAFFDRWLLHLSDFFWDASHGQYEMSYHIHPQRLRLPNPLSYYGADSATKTDVNLPYILPHLMPLCSDEINFGDYDGVIVFHAGAGQETDIEKKRTNTIWSTFITRRLLQSVFDPENDDYPGFETPDGSILKNIVIVPEDEFHDYFPGPQEDENATYVFSLYGVLAHQFAHILGLPSLFDGNISNGASQGIGHWGLMGTGIWNASGYVPAQLSAWCRYYLGWENAVEVWHDAENLSLDHFLNHNSSAQRLYKVNISYTEYFLIENRQQNPDGSTSINGLPSFSFKLLPDGEQDYYPPDSLGNADPFFNFSENRFSGCEWDFFLPGYGNSPFTDGSGILIWHIDENVIAAKFSPNFDINRINEDAHHKGVDLEEADGYQNLDTAVVSEYKYGGPYDSFRANNNEYFGKGFHNELLWLPTAESYYGGIPLEIYDISESGNTMSFSVRFAWRLDAGFEGENHIPPAVIDFNGDGEDEILYPMPDGKIALFSQDEMSDGFPRYLQGYPIHLQGISHPYTWDGNDLYMPLHLTTLASLAKLNNTGTTYPLRLLNHRWISHPVDAGNKLFLPLRSETEGFDKVLVYDKQSGEEPTEIIRLNEGELTANLSYKDEVLYALSKPEQSSFYSLCSYDADENYNNFSIDIPADSLAFGLFTAQLADMDNIIVQCPYSVYVFEQRDNGIVLMDGFPFVFADSSSAPLTIQDWDSNGTLDLIIGTSTRVYIIDHKGGDMSSVSFNIAATDDGISAGAIALDLDGDEKMELASALSMNRLVMWDDNSHIESGFPTSFANRGRTLPFVAKGADDSYYLWLATDNGSIFRAALPNYDPQTADQGWLCEYGNLQRTASRGASTSQNQYESNSLFVENELYFFPNPLKSIYEPRIRLSVMPTRDAEIELAIYDISGKLVYKHKAIAYAYLRNLDIFNIPSSRLGSGIYLAVIKGGDQTKSLRFGIEK